One genomic segment of Oenanthe melanoleuca isolate GR-GAL-2019-014 chromosome 5, OMel1.0, whole genome shotgun sequence includes these proteins:
- the TSSC4 gene encoding protein TSSC4 — protein sequence MGDQEAGEPFLGIVAGGARDYEGALPSDTVSLSDSDSDDLGLPGEAEVDTVSPEEPSVDEGDFRSGETPDSSNSSDRSPVQPFHLKGMSSTFSLRSQSIFDCLEEAAKLSVPSMPEDNVVDGRFKRPLPPSTVSGSMVPENMGRQARAGQAPRSSPAVPDYVAHPERWTKYSLEGVSESSDSTNRAVAMEFLGGLKKRGEQQSSAAQDSYTPSFNQDPSSCGAGRIVFTKPTKRGVDGLEKKTPAGEDDKKQMKTDLKGKSLKKSDDLREEDKVELGHLGSDSGKAAEEEECMVEGDQNTEYKPDARLSGAGEEPSLGTVGFHCSKKKSRKNFRPKVDDEGEEEES from the coding sequence ATGGGAGACCAGGAGGCAGGTGAGCCTTTCCTGGGGATAGTGGCTGGTGGTGCCAGAGACTACGAAGGAGCTCTGCCCTCGGATACAGTGTCACTCAGCGACTCTGACTCGGATGACCTGGGGCTGCCGGGTGAAGCAGAAGTTGATACAGTATCTCCAGAGGAGCCGTCTGTAGATGAAGGGGATTTCAGATCAGGAGAGACACCCGACTCTTCAAACAGCAGTGACAGATCTCCTGTCCAGCCATTCCATCTGAAGGGCATGAGTTCTACGTTCTCTCTGCGTAGCCAGAGCATTTTTGATTGCCTGGAAGAGGCAGCCAAGCTGTCTGTGCCCTCAATGCCTGAGGATAATGTTGTTGATGGGAGGTTTAAGCGTCCATTGCCTCCAAGCACAGTTTCAGGTAGCATGGTCCCAGAAAACATGGGAAGGCaagccagagcagggcaggctccCAGAAgctctcctgcagtgcctgactACGTGGCACACCCGGAGCGCTGGACCAAATACAGCCTAGAGGGAGTTTCTGAGTCCAGTGACAGCACCAAcagggctgtggccatggaaTTTCTGGGTGGTTTGAAGAAAAGAGGGGAGCAACAGAGCTCGGCTGCTCAAGACAGCTACACCCCATCCTTCAACCAGGACCCTTccagctgtggagctgggaggatTGTCTTCACCAAACCAACTAAGAGAGGTGTTGATggactggaaaagaaaacaccagCAGGGGAGGATGATAAGAAACAGATGAAGACagatctgaaaggaaaatctCTTAAGAAGAGTGATGACTTGAGAGAAGAAGATAAGGTTGAGCTGGGGCACTTAGGCAGTGACAgtggaaaggcagcagaggaggaggagtgcATGGTGGAGGGGGACCAGAACACAGAATATAAACCTGATGCAAGGCTTAGTGGTGCAGGTGAAGAGCCATCCTTGGGAACAGTTGGATTCCACTGCAGTAAgaagaagagcaggaaaaatttCAGACCTAAAGTAGATGatgagggggaggaggaagaatcCTGA